AATTACAAACGAAAAAGATTAtggatgaatttgattcaaCTTTGGAAATGAGCTTTGTGTGTAATGCAAATATTAAAACCAAAACCttttagggaaatgcaaattgAGTTAAGGAGAAACTTTTTATAAAATGACTTTGGGTTCAAGTaatgtttggcaaaaaaaaaaaaaaaaaaaccttttgcaAAGGATTTTAgctgcattttaaaaaaaaaaaaaaattattaaaaaaatcaatcattttgtGAGAAGCGACCAAGTGCTCAAGCCGTCGGTGAGCCAAGTCTGACACTAGCATCCGTCATATGATATCACTCGACCTTGGCAATCCCTGATGGTTTAGTTTGCCACAATTCAAGTTAGGTTTCCACATGGTTTTATCAaagttttatgaaaaatatatttcaccTTTTTTATCATGTGTGGCTACAGCACTTACCAAATATGGTTGTTTAGTGTGGGGTCTGTCTTACATGGTGCATGATCACAAACTTTGGAAGAAAGTTGCACCTATCATATTCGAGTTAGATGCGGGAGTGATGAAGTATATTTATGGAGATAATAAATTTGCCTACTATAAATATTGTTAGAGATAATATTATCTAAAATGGATATTATTTTATAtgtattatttttaaaatagctTATTTCCTTTTATATGCATATTGTTTGGATATAAACACCCTTTCTCTAATAAATTGTAATGTCAAGTCAATTTGAGTAAAGATGTCCTTATTCTCTTTTGCGCACATCTCTCTTCAAGATCTTATAATATTTACATGTTATTAGGGTTAAGGAGGTCCtaagtttgaatttttccaaactCCTATTTGCTTCTCTAATTATACATTTTCATGCTTAGTATTAGGTGAAAAGATCATACTAAGCGTGACATGAaatgttagaataattaaataacttaaatttttagaacaactGATAGTAGTCCCACATAATGTCACCGAGAGAGAGTAAAAAGCAGAGACACCCCACACAACATACCTACTTTGGCTGCTCATCATAAATTAGAACATTAACTGGCATGTTGTCGCCGAAGGCATGGTGGCAGTGAGGTACTGATGCTGAACTCCACTTCAATGCCAATGCCAATCTgggtttttttattcttttgttcgtCTGCATTAGCTCTTTCACAAGTGCTTGGAACTAACACTACACAGAAGTTTCTGACACCATATCTCAAATATGATGTGATCCTAATCCTTTATATGTAGTGGATTTTGAAGTACAAATGTATCTATATTAACACAGGTTTGAAAACTAGTCTGATATATCATATGCCTTTTTGAACGTTAAATGCATTCAATCTAATGAgaaagtttcttttcttttgcaaataGAATGATGAGgtaatttcaagaaaaagtagagaatttaAAGGAAAGTCTCTGAAAATCTCAATCTAATTACCAATATTTAGATGATATTGTTTATGACTTTATGTGAAGTAAAGTAGAAAATGTATAGAGAGAAGTCAATTTACTTTTtcaagttaaaagaaaaaaataatttatatatattcaactATCGTAAAATATGAACTATATATATagtgaatttaaaatttaatatatgacaAATGATCTTACACTATTCGAATGTATAATAAATGGCACATTTTACATTATGTTGATATTCTTTTTCACAATTGAATTCCATGACTGTCGTCATTCTTATAactctaaaaatatttaaaaaaattaatacaagtTAGATGTGAAAAGAAGTAGATAAGGAGTTTTAGCAAgcataaatttcaatattttttaaaatataaaacttAAGCAAAGCATGGACAAGTGCACTAAGTATATAAACAAGAGTAATTACAGCATACTCTCCCCGTGTAAATGAAGAGGTTACACAAAGCATCACAAACTGCCATAGGAACGAGTTCCGTAAGTCATATCACAAACCGTAATACAAATAAGTACACATGGCATATGCCATTCGAAGGCATGCTCAGACCATTAAAATAGAAGTAATAAGATACTAAATCGCAGCATATTCCATCACGACTCCAAATTCACATCATTGCGGTTCAAGGACTAGTAGCAACCACAGACATGTCCTTCGGAACGAAAGGCAACCTTGGTTTGGGGACATCGGGGAGATGAGGCAATTTGGGCATTTCTGGCAATTCCAGCTTCGGTATTGTTGGTATTTCAGGCTTTGGCGGTTATGGAAATAGCGGTAATTCGACTATTGGCAGTGATGGCAATTCCGGTTTTCACGGGTTTGGGATGTCGGGAAGGTGAGGCAATTCGGGCCTCAGTAGTTCAGGATCCTCAGGCAACGCCGCCTCCAAAATTTTGGCGAGCTTTGATGGAGTTCTCGCCAATCATCAATGACAGCAAGGACAAATAATGCCAAAAGAAGCATGAGCCCACAGTAGTTCGCCATCATAGAACCGATCTACTAGCAAATTGAAAAACTTCGAGTGAAGAAGAGGTCGATCTCAAGTGAGAAGGTGCAGATGTGTTCGAGCAATGGCTTGATGGAGGGCTTTTAAAGAGGAGGGACGTGGGGATAGGCGAGATTGCAAGTATGTTTTGGAGGAAAAATAATCGAAGTGTTCGTTCAACTTCCAAACCAATCTCATTATCTTTTGTTCAACAACAAGACGGAGCAGATAATTTCAAAAAGGATCTTTCTAATATTGGTTTTTTTAAGCTTGTAATTACGGGTTGTGTTGGACTTCCTAGCTAGGCGGGAAAGACAAAGGAAATGATTTATGATCTCACTCTATGTACAAGAGGACGAAGTCCATGGCTTTGGTCAGCGAAGTCAATAAAGTTAAGAGTAAAATCTAAGTTTTGCCAGTGAAAATTATACACGAAATGTATTCTTGATCCAAGGATTACTCAAGTGGTAGGCAcattccttctctttctctgatAATTTTGTAAACCCGTGTGTATCTGGTAATTTCTTGATATGCATGGGACAAGGCAGCAACCACTTTTAAGGCTACCATTTTGGGCCTCAGTAGAGAAGCTTGTGGTCAAGTTGAGGGTAAGGCCACTACCTTTGGAGGGGCCAATGGTGGAGTTGGTGGCGTCCAAGCCGACTCCGGAGGAGACGCTAATCACTTCTTGAGAAAGTGGGGGTTTAAGATCCATAAAATTGCAAGGTCAAAAAGGAGAAGACTAAACTTTATGGGAGATTGAAGAACTGCCAACGTCCAACAAAACTGATGATCGAATGGAAGGATTCGATTGGGTAATCCAAGGACTTTGAGTTAAGAGAACCGAGGAGgatgtcaatcaattagatggGGGAGAATATCATGGACCGTAGGCTTTCAAGGGGCAATAGGTGGAGGAGATGGCCGAGTGACCCGGCGTGTCTTAGATTTTAGAGAAGTCTTGTCATCAACGGAGGTATGTGGTAAACGAAgagatatataattttttgtatatcTCCACTTTTTTTTCATCCTTAAAAGAATAGGTATTCATTATTCTGGTCTTTATGTGCATTTACTTCtctgttttccttttcccctaAAAAAGAGCGGTCCTAGGGGCGCAATCAATTTGGGAgaaattagtttttcttttccttatttgatcTGGACTTGCAATTGGATGAATATTTGGTTATTATCCTTGGTAATTTGCTAAAAATTACTACATCTCAATATATACACGCTGATtcacaatgaaaaaaagaaaagaaaagaaaaagaattggtGATAATCTATTCCTTTTGTGTGGATCGTCCGTCTTATCGGTATCTAGaaaagcaattgatttttttgacatatactttttttttattaattcaaattcaaatttgttaAGTGGCAGCAAAAGTTAACTTCACTTAAAAATTTGGCAGGGTTACAACGAGACAAAAAGAGTTGGTGacggatttttttatttataagaaGTAGCAAAATTGATTTAGAGCTTATGTTCTGAAATTGTCTTTTGTGATCCATCTCATCTTATAACATAATACCCAAGCTTGCAAGGTTTTTCAAAGTTCGGGTATTGGTGTCACTGTAGGCTTATATAGGGTTTTTTGTAAGATTAATCTTACGGACAACAATATGTAACTATATTTGTACaataaagagagaaattgacttttttccttgaaatagaaattgtaaCATAATAAACTGACAGTCTGACAATATGTGaaatggttaatatcacaaaaaattctaaatggatgcatttgtaacaaatttatttcaaactaattatttgatcatcaaaaactcaaaactaatacacccataataaatttattctaaattaattgtTTGACCACGAAAAcatccaaactagtacacctaagacaaatttatccaaaactaattttttaaccatcaaaaacccaaaatcgatatattcataacaaatttacccaaactattttttgaccactaaaaaaaaacccaaactagtacatttaaaACAAAGTTATTCTAtgttagtttatgttaaattagattaacatCACGAAAAAccacaaacaaaaacaaacggATGATAAAATCTCAAGCTAGTATATTCTTTAACTGTTATGCATCattcaacttagtaatttaataataaaatttagaataaaataatggagggtaaatttgtcataggtgtacccGTTGATGGttttagtttggggtaaatttattacatgtgtaccaatttgggaattttggtgataaaaaaatatctatcaataaaattgactATATTATATGCAATATATTATCTGATAGGAAACACATACATAACCCgtcaataatttaatatatagcGTATAATTAATTTGGTTCAATCAAATACGAActgtagtaaataaaaaaagttagagTTAATTTTACTCAATTAAAGAATGATTATTGGttggaaaaatgacaaaatagtcatgtcaatttaaaaaaatcatatatataacCCATGATGaattcattttaagaaaatatatgtgAGACGAATGAACCTACATCATTCGAATAATGAAcgacaaatttcaattttattgattttttcttggattatttaaatttcataattattgTCACTACTATAactcaaataaattaaattttcatattagTTATATGTGAAAAAAGATAAGGAGTTTGGGTAAACATGAGtttcaacaaattttgaaatataaaactCATGCAAAGCATGCTCAAGTGCActatttatttaagaaatagtAATTATAGCAACTCTGTCGGGTGTAAAAATATAGTTACACATGGTATCAATACAAATGAGTTCCACAATTCATATAACACAGTCATACAAACAAGTACCATATACTATTCTGAGGCATGCTCAGACCATTAAAATAGACGTAATAAAATACTAAATCACAGCATGTGGTATCACGGCTCCAAATTCACATCAAAGTGGTTCAAGGACTAGCAGCAGCTATAGGCGTGTCCTTCGGAACGACAGGCAAAGTTGGCTTAGGGAAATCTGGGAGATGAGGCAATTCGGGCACTTCCGGCTTCGGTATTGTCGGTAATTCAGGCTTTGGCAGTTCCGGAAGTGGCGGCAACTCAACTTTTGGCAGTGATGGAAATTCTGGCTTTGGCAAGCTCGGGATGTCAGGAAAGTGCGGCAATTCGGGCTTTGGCAGTTCAGGCACCTCGGGCAACGTCGCCTCCAAAATTCGGCTAGCTTCAACCAAGTTCTCGTCAATCATCAAGGACAGAGCAAAGACAAACAATGCCAAAAGATGCGCAAGTCTGCGATAGGTTGCCATCGCAGGACCGATCGACaagcaaatttaaaaaattcaagtgaAGAAGCGATGGATCTCAAATGAGGAGGTGCAGGTGTGCTTGAGCAATGGCTTGATGGAGGGTTTATAAAGAGGAGGGACGTGGGAATTGGGGAGATTACAAGTATGGTTTGGTGGGATTTTGTCGAAGTGTTAGTTCAACTTCTAGACCAATCTCATTTCCGTTTGTTCAACAACAAGATGGAGCAGATGATTCCAGAAAGGACCTTGCCAATTATTGGCTTTCAACGCTTGTAAACCATCAGTCGTGCTGGTATTATATAgcttttgttttggttttccTATAAATAGTTAATTGGTAACCGTACTACTATCATGAACTACGATCATTGTAAATGATATCCTAAAAATGACCATCCCGACACACGCAAGCTGATTTacatatgaaatgaaaaaacTGAGACTAGGTAAAACTATCTAGAACTAA
This Eucalyptus grandis isolate ANBG69807.140 chromosome 7, ASM1654582v1, whole genome shotgun sequence DNA region includes the following protein-coding sequences:
- the LOC104452906 gene encoding protein PELPK1 encodes the protein MATYRRLAHLLALFVFALSLMIDENLVEASRILEATLPEVPELPKPELPHFPDIPSLPKPEFPSLPKVELPPLPELPKPELPTIPKPEVPELPHLPDFPKPTLPVVPKDTPIAAASP